CGACGATCGCGTGCACCTCACCCGGGAGCACCTCAAGCTCGGCGGAGCGCAGGGCCACGACCCCGGGGTAGCGTTTGGTCACTCCGGTCAGGCGCAGCACGGGGCCGGCACTTGCCATGTCATCCTCCGCTGGTGAACAACTGGGCGAGCTTCTCCGTGGGGAGTTGCGCGGACAGCGTGGCGTCCGGCGGCAGGTCCGGCTTGCACTTCGGCGCCAGGTCGCCTCCTGCTGTCGAATCCTCCGTGAACGGGACTTCGATGACGGACGGCTCGTCGTTCGGCTTGCCGCTAGCCGCGGCCACGCCCTTACGCAGTGCGAGCCGGATGATCCACGTGTAGGAGGAGATGGTGCTCAGCTCGAAGTTCTCGTTCTTCGGCTTGTGTTCCTGGTACAGACAGGCCAGCTCGTTGATGTCGCCCGCGCTCCACGGCACGAGCGGACGGCCGGCGTTCACGAACGCCCGGATCGCTCCTGCGGAGACCAGCCCCGAGTCGGCGATGACACCGTCGATCTTCGCGTGCTTCGACAGCAGCCCCGACATCACCTTCTGCGCCTGCGCCTGGTCCCAGTTCGTGTCGATGGGACCATCACCGAGCAGCCTCATCGCTGGATGGCGGGCCAGCACCTGCTTGATGCCCTCGGCCTCGCTCAGGCTCGCCGGGTTTCCGGGCGTGCCTCCCAGGAAGACGATGTCGCCCTTCCCGTCGAGCCGCTTGACCATCCATTCGGCCCACGCCCGGCCCATCGCCACGCCGTCGAAGGTCGGCGCGTCCACGTAGTCCACACCGGGCGTGCCGCCCAGAGTGCCCACAGCCCACGGCACGACCGCCACTCCGCGCTGCATGGCCCGGCGCAGGGTGGGCAGCAGCGCGTCACCTGAGTCCGGCAAGGTGACGATCACATCGACGCCCTTCGCCACGGCCGCGTTGATCTCAGAGATCATCTTGGAGGGATCGCCCTGCGCGTTGTGGTAGGTGACCTTGGTGATGTTGGGGCATTTGGCGGCCTCGTCCAGCAGTTCGGCGTGGGCGACCCGGCGCCAGGAGTTCTGCGCGCCGTCGATGTGCGCCACCGTGATGGGTTTGCCGCCGCACACCTCCGCCATGGTCTTCAGCTCGGCCACGGTGCCACGCTCGCCCGCCCTGACCTTGCCGACACCGCCGGTGCCGTTGCTGGAGTCGCCGGTGCCGTTGGTGCCGCAGGCGCTCAGTGTGAGCGCCACGATGGCCGCTGCGCTGCACAGCGTCGTGGTACGCGACCGGACGCGCCGTGCGGGAGATCTGTTCATCTATCTGCCCTCCTGGGAGTCATGGGCCCCTGGACGGCCTGCTCACCTCGCCGTCCGCCCCGGCCGGTACGGCCGGGGGCCGTGGCCGAGCGCCGACGGACTCGGTAAAGGATCACGCCGAGCGCGATGATCAGGCCCTGGATCAGGTACTGCACCGCCGTCCCGGCTCCCAGGGACAGGACAATCTGGTTGAGCTGGGTAAGAAAGAGGGCTCCCAACACGGTGCCGAGGACGGTTCCACGGCCTCCGGCGAGCGCGGTGCCGCCCACCACCACGGCGGCGATGCCGGCGAGCAGATAGCTGTCGCCGATGTTCAGAGCCGGTGTCCGGATGAAGCCGGCCAGCAGGACGCCCGCCGCAGCGTGACAGAGCGCGGCGCAGACGTACGTGCCCGTGCCGTACCGTATGAGCGAGACGGCGGCCGCCCGCGCCGCGGCCGGATTGGCGCCGACCGCCTGGAACCGCCTGCCGAGCACGGTGCGGTGGAGGACGAGCGCCACGATCACCGCGACCGACAGCGCGATCAGCACGGTGTTGGGCACCCCGAAGGTCTTGGCCAGAGCGAACCTCTGCAGTCCGGCGGGCACCGCGCCCGGCGAGCCGTTGGTGAAGTGCTGGACTCCGCCCAGCAGCAGCGCGTTGCCCCCCAACGTCGCCACCAGCGGCGTAACCCCCACCACGGTGACCAGGTAGCCGTGCACGAGGCCCACGGCAAGGGCGAGCAGGGCGACCAGCAGCAGCGCGGGCGCCAGCCGGGAGTCGGCGCCGTCGGGGTACTTGGTCACGATCACCGCGGACATCGAGATGACGCCCGCGACCGAAAGATCCAGCCCGCCCTGCTGGACCACGAGCATCTGGCCGATGGCCGTGACGGCCAGCAGCGCCGCGAAGGGCGCCATCGACAGGAGCGAGTCTGTCGCCAGCACTCCGGGGACGAACAGCGCGCTACCGGCGAAGAGCAACGCGGTCATCACCACGGCCGACGGGACCGTGAGGCGGGCCGACCCGGCCAGGGCCCGGCCGGCGGCGGTCCCGGCAGCGACCGGCGGGGCCGGCATGACCGTGCCCTCGGAGGCCTGGGATGCGTTCATGTCCACTTCTCGATGCACACGGTCACGGAACGTGACGGTCGGATCAGGCGGGCGGCGCGGCGGCGACAACGTGGATCTCCAGGCGCAGCCGAGGATCCGTCGCCAGCCGCGTCACCTCCACGGTGGTGCTGGTGGGGATGTGGCCGCCGAACCACTCCGCCTGGATCCGGTTCACCGCGTCCTGGTCCTCGGCGACGTTGGTGAAGAACCGCATCAGGTTCACCACGTCACGGCGTTCGGCTCCCGCGGCGCGCAGGGCCTGGTCCAAGTGCTCGAAGGCGGTGCGGGCCTGTGCGGCGCCGTCTGCGGGGATGGCGTCGAAGACCTCGGGCCGATGCGGATGGTCGTGGTAGACCGGCGCCCCGGTGACCCCTGAGATAAAGACCAGGCGCGCCGACGACACGACGCGGATGGCCGGGACGAAGGGGCTGACGATGTCCGGGTCGTAGCCCTCGTGGTGAATGATCTCCGACTGACCGACGGAAACGATCTCGGGAATGTCGCTCACGGCTTCTCCTCAGCATCGTGTTGCGTTTCAGGATGTGACGCTAGCGGCGATGGCAATCGATTGTCAACGAATGACCTGCGGCTTTACTAACAGTCACTAGACGGGGCGACAACCCTCTGCAGCGACGATCGACCCGCCTCATGGCGGATGCCGGCCCCTTGGCCATGGCGAGGTTCTGTCTGGGGGTGTTTTTCCGAACGTGACCCCAGCCCTGCGGACGGGGCCAAGGTGAGGAAGTTGGTCGGAACTGCGCCCCTCCGGGTTCTACCGCGCACCGGACCACGGCCGCGGCAACAGTCGGCGCCCCCACCCCGGGAAGGGATGAAGGCGCCTCGTACCAGCGGTCATGTCGAACACCCAACATGACCGCTATCGGAGGAAGTGTGACAGTTGTGTGCGGTACCCGTGTTAGGCGCTGTCCCGTCGATCTTGTTGCCGCCTACTGTGGCGACTGCGCCGGCCGTCAGGTTGCGGGAACCGCGGCGACCGCCTCGATCTCGATCAGGATGTCAGGGCGGAAGAGGCCCGCGACCTGTACGAGCGAGCTTGTGGGCGGCCGCTCCAGGTTGATGAACTCGTCCCGCACGGCCCGGACGACGGACAGCGCCGAGGTGTCGACAACAAAGATCGTGAGCTTGAACACGTCGTTCCAGGTCGCGCCCCCGGCCTTGAGCGCGGCCTCGACGTTCCGCATGACCAGGCGTGTCTGGGCCTCCCAGTCGCCTGCGGCGGCCGGCACGCCCTCTGCGGTGATCGGGACCTGACCCGAGGTCCAGACGAGCCGGCTGCCCGGCGCGATGCCGGCGACATGGCTGTAGCCGTTGGTCGCCGGCAGCGTCGAGGGAGTGCTGAACTCGAGGTGCGTCATGAGTGGCCCTTCTGTGAGGAACGTCGGATCACAGGAGACTGTGCCAGGTCGGCTGGGAGCGGGCAGCAGCGACCCATCTGTGCGGCTACGGGACCGCCGGAGGTTTCCGGAGTCCTGGAGAAGCTCCACAGGTGAAGGGCCTTTACCTACCTGGGAGAGGTCGATCACTCCCGAAGGACTCGCCTTATGCGATAGGAAGAGGGGGCATAACCTCCCAGGCAAAACGCTCTTTAAGACGTCGTTTCTTATGGCGGAGTCGTTCGGTGAACGGGTCATGGCAGATCTGGTTGAGCGGTTGGTGCCGGATGAGTTGTGAGAGTTGTTTCGCCGTGTGGTTCCTCCCACGGAAGTGAACCGCCCCCAAGGTGGAGGGCGGCGGCGGGCGGGTGACCGCGAGGCCTTGGCCGCGATTATTTTCGTGGCTACCTCGGGCTGCACCTGGCGGCAGTTGCCGCCGGTGTTCGGTCCGAGCTGGCAGAGGGGTGTACCGGCGGTTCGCCCAGTGGCCTTCGTCGGCATAGCCGCAACCCTCATCTGCCACCGCGGTCTCACCAAACAAAGCGACGTCTAAACTGTCAGGGCGGGGCCCGGGCTCCGTTCCGCTGGACATTGCCGGGACAGGAGCCTGTCGTGATGACTGCCGTTGTCGGCTTTTCACTCTTCGCCCTGCTGGTGACGATGGCTCCAGGGCCGGACACCGTCCTGGTGCTGCGCAACTGCGTGCGCGGCGGTCGTTTCACGGGCATCGCGACCGCGCTCGGTGCTGGAGCAGGCTCACTCGCCTGGGCGCTGGGTGCGGCCGTCGGCCTGGCAGCGGTTCTGCAGCAGTGGGATGCGGCGTTTGCCGCGATCCGTCTGGCGGGTGCCGCGTATCTGATCTTCCTCGGTGTCCAGAGCCTGTGGGCTCACCGTCGAGGCGCGGGGAGCCGACCCGAGGTTTCCGGGGGGCTGGCCGGCCCCATCCCGACCACCGGACAGGCCTTCCGTCAGGGGCTGCTGAGCTGCTTGCTGAACCCCAAGGTCGGCATCTTCTTCGTGGCTGTGGTCCCGCAGTTCCTGCCCGACGGTTACTCGGTGCTGTCCGCGACCTTGGTCCTGGGTGTCATCGACGCCGTGATCGCCGCTTTGTGGCTGACATTGGTGGCGGCGTTCGCGGCTCGGATGCTGACCTGGCTGCGTCGCCCCCGCGTGAACACGGCACTGGAGCGAACCGCCGCTGGCGTTCTGGTGGCTCTGGGCGTCGGCACGGCGGCGGAGACGCTTTAGCTTCCGCGCAGAGTCTGTTCATGCTGCGCAGGTTGTCGGTTGCTGCCTGGATGAGGAAGCGGTGGCCGACCTCTGCGTGGGCGGCGATCGTGCGGGCGCACTCCTGAGATGCGGTGCGGGTGGTGTCAACCTCCAGGTCCTACGTCATGCCGATGTGCACCAGGTCTGCCTGAGCGGATACGCGGTCCGCTCGATCGAGGTCACAGCCCACCCCCGGGGAGACGACAGCACAACATCACGACCAACGATGTTGAGCCGAACGGGTGACGGGCAGGGCGGTCAGGACTACAAGATCACCCCATGGGCCCTTTTGGGCCCACCTCGGCGATACCCCTATCTGGTGGCCACGGCCCGAAAGCTCTTGAGCTTGTTGACGCAGCGCCGCGCGCGAGGGAACAGGCGTCCTCCGTCAGCGCGGACCCCTGAGCAGTGCCGAAGGCTCTCACAAACGGTTGATTGTGCGAGGTCGGCGCCGACCTTATTCAGCGGGGCGTTCGCGCAGGTCGCCGCTCGCAGAACTCCTCTCACAACTGGAACGTTCTGAGAGACGGTTCTGAGACATCCACGACCTGCGCGAACGCTCTACTTTGCCCCTGGTGACACCGACCCGAGCGGGGCCCCTTTATAGCCGCGCAGGATCACAATCCGTCGTGGGCAATCTCCTACGTTCCCCAACACCTCTGCTGGAAAGGGGGAGGCATGCCTGCGCATCGGCCCGCCAGCGTAGCCCTGTGATCGGGTCAGTCAGGGTGGCCGCGACTTGCCACATCACCTGGTGAGATGGATCTTGCACTGTTGGGCTTCGTCACTGACGCTGTCCCGGCTTATCGACCACAGCGAAGCCGAGAATTGCCCGGTGGGTGTCGCCCATGTAGCGGTACGTCTTAGGGTTCAATACGATCAGTTGGCCATTGCCCTTCCTGCTCCCACGGTCGAAGGCCACCCCGATGCCCTGCCGTCCGGCGTAGTCCATGGCGTTCTCGATCACCCGCACGCCGGGGATCTTCGCCAAAGCCCGGTACAGCGCGGCGTTGGTCTTGGGTGGGATGAGTTGATTGTCTCGAAAGAGCTTGGCGATCACTCCGAAGGTAGTCACGTCGCGGCCGTTGTCGCGATAGTCCTTCCTGATTCGCGCGAGCAGGGCGTCCGGGTCGGTGGGCAATCCGGCCACGTAGTCGTAGAGCTTGTTCGGAGTGTTGTTCACGAACGCCGGACCACCGACAAAGCCCCCGTTGTATCGCGGGTCAACGCGGCCGGGGCGAGGCCGCTCTCCTGGGCGCAGAATGCGGGTCAACAAGAGCTGCCCGTCCTGGACGGACTTTGCCATCTCCTTGCCGTCAAACCTCCACCACTCCTCTACCTTCACCTTCCCTCTCAGCATCGTCGACAGTCCGCCCGCATCGTCGGATTTGTAGGCGAAGTCGGTCATCTTCTGGGTGTAGACCCACTGACGGGGGCCGGGCCGCGAAGGCGCGGTTTCGTGCTCCACGGTGGCGGCCGCCAGCTCCAGGGTTTTCAAGGTGGCATTCGCCATGGATCGCGGCGGACCGTCGGAGACCACGGCGTGCGGGCCGGATCGCGGCGTGGTGTAGGGCAGTACGCCGCCAATCTCGGCCCCGACGAAGATCACTGAGGCGGCGACCACCATCACGCCGGCGATCGCCACACGCCGGCCGATACGGACCTGCAACGAACGGCGCCGCACTAGGCCCGAGCCGAACTCGCGTTGCAGGCGGGCCCACGCCCGAGCCTTTACCGCGGGATCGTCTGGCGGGCCGGCCGGACGAAACCGGCGGATGAGGGCGATCTCCTGGTCATTCATGCATCCACCTCCGGGAGTTGCAGGGGGTTAATATCGCCGAACGTCCGGCGGAGCTTTTTGCGAACGCGATGTAGCCGCGACCCGACAGTGCCCAGCGGCACATCCAGCGCCTGCGCGACCTCTTCGTACGTCAAATCGGCCCAGGCGATCAGAAGCAGCAGATCACGTTCGGCGGGCGACAGCCTGGCCAGTGCCGACGCGATTCGGGGAGCGAGCCGCTGGGCTGTTAGTCGTTCGTCGCTGGTCTGGTCGAATGACTCGCTGGACCATTCGAAGTCCGCCCGGGCGAGCAGCCGGTGGCGACGGCGTTCCATCCGCCAGTGCTGCCGGATGAGGTTGGTCGCGATGCCGTATAGCCACGGCCGGGCGTCCTCCCGTGTCGGGTCGTAACGTCGCCGACTGCGAAAAGCGACGGCGAAGGTGTCCGCGCCGACGTCTTCGGCGATGTCGGGACCCAGTCGATGGGCGATGTAGCGGTAGATCTCGTCCCAGTGCCGCTGGAAGATCTCGGCGAACCTCTCCGGCTCAGCGAGCGATGCGCCAATCGCCTCATCGTCGCCTATCTCTCCAACCTTCGGCGGTCTTGTGATCGCCACCAGCATTTTCTCCTCTAATCGCACCGCATCGGTCATCCGGTACTTGGTGCCGCGCCCGCTTTCTCTTCCACCTTTTTTGAACCTTCTCTCAGTTAAGGCAAAGTCCGGGACGGTGGAGGCAGTCTGCGAACGGGTGTGCCGCCGACGCACACGTTCCTCAACTAGGATCCGGCGCACCTGAGAGCGGTGGACGTCGATGCTCGCTACGGTGAGCGTGTTCGGTGTCTACTGGCCTTCGGTACGGCCTGGATCTCCTATAGCTACGGTGAGCCGCCACCCCGGCCAGCCCTGGGGGCCAATGAATATTTCTGCAAACCACGCAGCGTCACAACAGTCACACAGGGTTACTTTGCCCTTGGTGACGGCGACCCGAGTGGGGGCCCCACCAGATCGACGCGCTCCTGCGCGCCGGGGTGGCACGGGAGAACATCTTCCTCGACCGGGCCAGCGGCGCCCGGGCCTCCCGGCCCGAGCTCGACCGCCTCATGGCAGCGCTGGGCGACGGCGACATGCTCAAGATCACCCGGCTGGACCGGCTGTCACGCTCGGTCCAGCACCTCATCAACCTCGGCGCCGATCTGCGGACCCGCGGAGTCGGCCTGCACGTCATCGAGCAGGGCATCGACACCGAGACGATGGAGGGCCGCGCGATGTTCGGCATGCTGGCGGTCCTGGCCGAGTTGCAGCGCGAGCTCATCGTCTCCAACACCAACGACGGCTTGGCCGCCCACTTCAGCTATTCAGTGTTGCTATATACCGGTAGTCAGTGCTACTTTATAGCAGTAGTCATCAAGACTAGGTAGCTGAAGGGGGTGTTCCATGGGCAAGCTGGTGACGGAGATGCTCAAGGGAACGCTGGAGGGCATCGTCCTCGCGATCCTGTCCGGCCGGCCCGCATACGGCTACGAGATCACGGCGTGGCTGCGGGA
This region of Streptosporangium sp. NBC_01495 genomic DNA includes:
- a CDS encoding RidA family protein, which encodes MTHLEFSTPSTLPATNGYSHVAGIAPGSRLVWTSGQVPITAEGVPAAAGDWEAQTRLVMRNVEAALKAGGATWNDVFKLTIFVVDTSALSVVRAVRDEFINLERPPTSSLVQVAGLFRPDILIEIEAVAAVPAT
- a CDS encoding recombinase family protein, with the protein product MDALLRAGVARENIFLDRASGARASRPELDRLMAALGDGDMLKITRLDRLSRSVQHLINLGADLRTRGVGLHVIEQGIDTETMEGRAMFGMLAVLAELQRELIVSNTNDGLAAHFSYSVLLYTGSQCYFIAVVIKTR
- a CDS encoding LysE family translocator, with product MTAVVGFSLFALLVTMAPGPDTVLVLRNCVRGGRFTGIATALGAGAGSLAWALGAAVGLAAVLQQWDAAFAAIRLAGAAYLIFLGVQSLWAHRRGAGSRPEVSGGLAGPIPTTGQAFRQGLLSCLLNPKVGIFFVAVVPQFLPDGYSVLSATLVLGVIDAVIAALWLTLVAAFAARMLTWLRRPRVNTALERTAAGVLVALGVGTAAETL
- a CDS encoding CU044_5270 family protein, with the translated sequence MNDQEIALIRRFRPAGPPDDPAVKARAWARLQREFGSGLVRRRSLQVRIGRRVAIAGVMVVAASVIFVGAEIGGVLPYTTPRSGPHAVVSDGPPRSMANATLKTLELAAATVEHETAPSRPGPRQWVYTQKMTDFAYKSDDAGGLSTMLRGKVKVEEWWRFDGKEMAKSVQDGQLLLTRILRPGERPRPGRVDPRYNGGFVGGPAFVNNTPNKLYDYVAGLPTDPDALLARIRKDYRDNGRDVTTFGVIAKLFRDNQLIPPKTNAALYRALAKIPGVRVIENAMDYAGRQGIGVAFDRGSRKGNGQLIVLNPKTYRYMGDTHRAILGFAVVDKPGQRQ
- a CDS encoding RidA family protein — its product is MSDIPEIVSVGQSEIIHHEGYDPDIVSPFVPAIRVVSSARLVFISGVTGAPVYHDHPHRPEVFDAIPADGAAQARTAFEHLDQALRAAGAERRDVVNLMRFFTNVAEDQDAVNRIQAEWFGGHIPTSTTVEVTRLATDPRLRLEIHVVAAAPPA
- a CDS encoding RNA polymerase sigma factor, which produces MTDAVRLEEKMLVAITRPPKVGEIGDDEAIGASLAEPERFAEIFQRHWDEIYRYIAHRLGPDIAEDVGADTFAVAFRSRRRYDPTREDARPWLYGIATNLIRQHWRMERRRHRLLARADFEWSSESFDQTSDERLTAQRLAPRIASALARLSPAERDLLLLIAWADLTYEEVAQALDVPLGTVGSRLHRVRKKLRRTFGDINPLQLPEVDA
- a CDS encoding ABC transporter permease, producing the protein MNASQASEGTVMPAPPVAAGTAAGRALAGSARLTVPSAVVMTALLFAGSALFVPGVLATDSLLSMAPFAALLAVTAIGQMLVVQQGGLDLSVAGVISMSAVIVTKYPDGADSRLAPALLLVALLALAVGLVHGYLVTVVGVTPLVATLGGNALLLGGVQHFTNGSPGAVPAGLQRFALAKTFGVPNTVLIALSVAVIVALVLHRTVLGRRFQAVGANPAAARAAAVSLIRYGTGTYVCAALCHAAAGVLLAGFIRTPALNIGDSYLLAGIAAVVVGGTALAGGRGTVLGTVLGALFLTQLNQIVLSLGAGTAVQYLIQGLIIALGVILYRVRRRSATAPGRTGRGGRRGEQAVQGPMTPRRADR
- a CDS encoding substrate-binding domain-containing protein, coding for MNRSPARRVRSRTTTLCSAAAIVALTLSACGTNGTGDSSNGTGGVGKVRAGERGTVAELKTMAEVCGGKPITVAHIDGAQNSWRRVAHAELLDEAAKCPNITKVTYHNAQGDPSKMISEINAAVAKGVDVIVTLPDSGDALLPTLRRAMQRGVAVVPWAVGTLGGTPGVDYVDAPTFDGVAMGRAWAEWMVKRLDGKGDIVFLGGTPGNPASLSEAEGIKQVLARHPAMRLLGDGPIDTNWDQAQAQKVMSGLLSKHAKIDGVIADSGLVSAGAIRAFVNAGRPLVPWSAGDINELACLYQEHKPKNENFELSTISSYTWIIRLALRKGVAAASGKPNDEPSVIEVPFTEDSTAGGDLAPKCKPDLPPDATLSAQLPTEKLAQLFTSGG